From Diospyros lotus cultivar Yz01 chromosome 4, ASM1463336v1, whole genome shotgun sequence, a single genomic window includes:
- the LOC127800116 gene encoding protein DMP2-like, whose protein sequence is MEDSIKQHLIEIEEVGKVYLPAEEETDETQFIFILNTILSGTARLNVLLPSATILAFTIFAPILTNDGQCDALNRWLMAVFSALSAGSCIFLSITDSFRTATGRLYYGVATRGGIWTFNGGRKKPLRPSDYRLGWGDLFHGSLSLIAFLTFAALHPDAVSCYYPALPRKVSNTAPLVVGFVVSVLFVIFPSRRRGIGYPFLLQRDGLYSRK, encoded by the coding sequence ATGGAAGATTCAATCAAACAACACCTAATTGAGATAGAAGAGGTTGGCAAAGTCTACCTGCCAGCAGAGGAAGAAACTGATGAAACCCAGTTCATATTCATCCTCAACACAATCCTAAGCGGCACAGCTCGCCTTAACGTTCTTCTGCCCTCTGCCACCATCCTCGCCTTCACCATTTTCGCGCCTATCCTCACCAACGATGGCCAATGCGATGCCCTGAATCGGTGGCTGATGGCTGTCTTCTCGGCACTTTCAGCAGGGTCCTGCATCTTCCTCTCCATAACTGATAGCTTTCGAACTGCCACCGGGAGGTTGTACTATGGCGTTGCCACACGTGGAGGAATATGGACTTTCAATGGAGGGAGGAAGAAACCCCTGAGGCCATCAGATTACAGGTTGGGATGGGGAGATCTCTTCCATGGATCACTTTCTCTGATTGCTTTTCTCACTTTTGCAGCTTTGCACCCTGATGCTGTGTCATGCTACTACCCAGCATTGCCCAGAAAGGTTAGCAACACTGCTCCTCTGGTGGTTGGATTTGTAGTGAGTGTTCTGTTTGTGATTTTCCCTTCAAGGAGAAGAGGAATTGGGTACCCGTTCTTGCTGCAGAGGGACGGCTTATACAGcaggaaatga
- the LOC127800115 gene encoding probable arabinosyltransferase ARAD2 — protein sequence MAPKNTNGASCSISTLFLLPSLLCLFPLSLFFLSITTHQSNSLFSYSTLSSTAHPFPPNSLKVYVADLPRSLNYGLLEEYWSLQNDSRLGSEPDNEIRSTNSWKRPFPPYPESPLIKQYSAEYWITGDLMTPEAMRSGSFARRVFDAGEADVVFVPFFATLSAELQLGVGKGAFRKKVGNADYERQRQVVDFVKGSEPWKRSGGRDHVFVLTDPVAMWHVRAEIAPAVLLVVDFGGWYRLDSKASSGNSSDMIQHTQVSLLKDVIVPYTHLLPRLQTSENQKRPTLLYFKGAKHRHRGGLVREKLWDLLLNEPRVIMEEGFPNATGKEQSIRGMRTSEFCLHPAGDTPTSCRLFDAIQSLCIPVIVSDDIELPFEGMVDYSEFSVFIAVSDALRPNWLVHHLGSYSDKQKDLFRQKMAQVQPIFEYDNGHPGGLGPIAPDGAVNYIWRKVHQKLPMIKEVIIREKRKPQGASIPLRCHCT from the exons ATGGCTCCAAAGAACACCAACGGAGCTTCCTGCTCCATCTccactctctttctccttccctCGCTTCTCTGTTTATtcccactctctctcttcttcctctccatcaCAACCCACCAATCCAACTCTCTATTCTCCTATTCCACGCTCTCCTCAACTGCCCATCCATTTCCACCCAATTCCCTCAAAGTCTACGTAGCAGACCTACCCCGATCTCTCAACTACGGCCTCTTAGAAGAATACTGGTCTCTGCAAAACGATTCGAGGCTGGGAAGCGAACCCGACAACGAAATTCGATCGACCAATTCGTGGAAAAGGCCGTTCCCTCCGTACCCGGAGAGTCCGTTGATCAAGCAGTACAGCGCAGAGTACTGGATCACGGGCGATCTGATGACGCCCGAGGCGATGAGGTCCGGGTCGTTTGCCCGACGGGTTTTCGACGCCGGTGAGGCCGACGTCGTGTTCGTCCCGTTCTTCGCGACGCTGAGCGCTGAATTGCAGCTGGGCGTCGGCAAGGGGGCGTTCAGGAAGAAGGTAGGGAATGCGGACTATGAGAGGCAGAGGCAGGTCGTGGATTTTGTCAAGGGTTCTGAGCCCTGGAAGCGGTCCGGCGGCCGTGATCATGTGTTTGTTCTTACTG ACCCTGTTGCTATGTGGCATGTCAGAGCTGAGATTGCCCCAGCAGTTCTTCTGGTGGTTGATTTTGGTGGGTGGTATAGGCTTGACTCAAAAGCATCCAGCGGTAACTCTTCAGATATGATACAGCACACCCAGGTTTCACTGCTGAAAGATGTGATAGTGCCATACACACATCTATTGCCTAGGTTGCAAACATCTGAAAACCAGAAACGTCCAACCCTTCTTTACTTCAAAGGGGCTAAGCATCGACATCGG GGAGGGTTGGTCCGAGAGAAATTGTGGGACTTGTTGCTTAATGAACCCAGAGTCATTATGGAAGAAGGCTTCCCTAATGCCACTGGGAAGGAGCAGTCCATAAGAGGGATGAGAACATCAGAATTCTGCTTGCATCCTGCTGGGGACACCCCCACTTCTTGCCGACTTTTTGATGCCATCCAGAGCCTCTGCATACCTGTCATCGTTAGTGACGACATTGAGCTCCCATTTGAAGGAATGGTGGATTATTCAgaattttctgttttcattgcAGTAAGTGATGCTTTACGTCCAAACTGGCTAGTGCATCATCTAGGAAGCTACTCTGACAAGCAGAAGGATTTATTTCGGCAAAAGATGGCTCAAGTTCAGCCCATCTTTGAGTATGATAACGGCCATCCAGGTGGTCTTGGGCCTATCGCACCTGATGGTGCTGTGAACTACATATGGAGAAAGGTCCACCAAAAATTGCCCATGATTAAGGAAGTTATCATCCGGGAAAAGAGGAAACCGCAAGGTGCATCCATTCCACTTCGGTGCCATTGCACCTGA